Proteins encoded together in one Luteimonas fraxinea window:
- a CDS encoding barstar family protein: MTRILTLDGNRIHDLASFYDAINRVFMTGVDWQLGHSLDALDDMLYGGYGALDGDAPVTLVWTDFAHSRDALGIDATRAWLQDKLDTPGRYDKARIRRDLDALEAGSGPTFFDLVLEIIAAHPNITLDAR; encoded by the coding sequence ATGACCCGCATCCTGACGCTCGACGGCAACCGCATCCACGATCTCGCGTCCTTCTACGACGCGATCAACCGGGTGTTCATGACCGGCGTCGACTGGCAGCTCGGCCACAGTCTCGATGCGCTCGACGACATGCTCTACGGCGGCTACGGCGCGCTCGATGGCGATGCGCCGGTGACGCTGGTCTGGACGGATTTCGCGCACAGCCGCGACGCGCTCGGCATCGACGCCACACGTGCCTGGCTGCAGGACAAGCTCGACACACCCGGCCGCTACGACAAGGCACGTATCCGGCGCGACCTCGATGCGCTTGAGGCCGGCAGTGGACCGACGTTCTTCGATCTGGTGCTGGAGATCATCGCCGCGCATCCGAACATCACGCTCGACGCGCGTTGA
- a CDS encoding nuclear transport factor 2 family protein translates to MAARTLPRCCRLAGLAIAMGLAVPVVSAHAGDATTHVTTHDNAAQVRAAFEAWRLGQGSVFDLLADDVVWTVAGESPVSGTYRTKQTFLDEAVAPITARLATPIVPQVERIVADGAHVVVLWQGTAAARDGSTYRNHYAWHLELADGRIVRVTAFLDTWALAQLLDPT, encoded by the coding sequence ATGGCCGCCCGTACGTTGCCGCGCTGCTGCCGGCTCGCCGGCCTCGCGATCGCGATGGGACTCGCGGTGCCGGTGGTGTCCGCGCACGCCGGCGATGCGACGACGCATGTCACGACCCATGACAACGCCGCGCAGGTCCGCGCCGCGTTTGAGGCTTGGCGCCTCGGGCAGGGCAGCGTGTTCGACCTGCTCGCCGACGATGTCGTGTGGACCGTCGCCGGCGAGAGTCCGGTCTCGGGCACGTACCGCACGAAGCAGACGTTCCTCGACGAAGCAGTCGCGCCGATCACCGCCCGACTTGCGACGCCGATCGTGCCGCAGGTGGAGCGCATCGTCGCCGACGGCGCGCATGTCGTCGTGCTGTGGCAGGGCACCGCTGCCGCGCGCGACGGCAGCACGTACCGCAACCACTACGCCTGGCATCTGGAACTCGCCGACGGCCGCATCGTGCGCGTGACCGCCTTCCTCGACACCTGGGCGCTTGCGCAATTGCTCGATCCCACCTGA
- a CDS encoding SDR family oxidoreductase: MQQELANRIVLITGASSGIGAATARELAARGATVVLGARRVDRLDALVADITAAGGRAEARALDVVSADDMQAFADHALAAHGRIDALINNAGVMPLSPLSARKRDEWDRMIDVNIRGVLHGIAAVLPAMEQQGFGHVINVASIGAHQVFPTSAVYCATKYAVWAISEGLRQETTTLRVTVVSPGTTTSELADTIIHAGAAQGMRDFRRITIEPEAIARAIAFAMTQPGDVDVSELIVRPVASPY, translated from the coding sequence ATGCAGCAGGAACTCGCCAATCGCATCGTGCTGATCACCGGCGCCAGCAGCGGCATCGGTGCCGCGACCGCGCGTGAACTCGCCGCCCGTGGCGCCACCGTCGTGCTCGGCGCACGCCGCGTCGATCGTCTCGACGCACTGGTTGCCGACATCACCGCCGCCGGCGGCCGCGCAGAAGCGCGCGCGCTGGATGTGGTGTCGGCGGACGACATGCAGGCCTTCGCCGATCACGCACTCGCTGCGCACGGCCGCATCGATGCCCTCATCAATAACGCCGGCGTGATGCCGCTGTCGCCGTTGTCGGCGCGCAAGCGCGACGAGTGGGACCGCATGATCGACGTCAACATCCGCGGCGTGCTGCACGGCATCGCGGCAGTGCTGCCGGCGATGGAACAGCAGGGCTTCGGCCACGTCATCAACGTCGCCTCGATCGGCGCGCACCAGGTCTTTCCCACCTCGGCCGTGTACTGCGCCACCAAGTACGCGGTGTGGGCGATCTCGGAAGGCCTGCGGCAGGAGACCACCACGCTGCGCGTGACCGTGGTCAGCCCCGGCACCACGACCTCGGAACTCGCTGACACCATCATCCACGCCGGCGCGGCCCAAGGCATGCGCGATTTCCGCCGCATCACGATCGAGCCCGAGGCCATCGCCCGCGCGATCGCGTTCGCGATGACCCAGCCCGGCGACGTCGATGTCAGCGAGCTGATCGTGCGTCCCGTCGCGAGCCCGTACTGA
- a CDS encoding LysR family transcriptional regulator, with amino-acid sequence MDLDLNLLRVFVAVAESDNFRAAADRLGVTRSAVSQGMRKLEDRLGVALVTRSTRSVRLTEAGHRLHQQIAQPLARIGTALDDALDDGPPRGLLRVAVTSIAERFLAGPLVARFAQAYPQVVLDVTVTDDESDIVAKGFDAGVRLGEVIEQDMIAVPLTGPVRQVVVATPGYLEAHGTPTHPRDLVAHRCIGWRPAPGVAPYRWEFVQDGQDFDVAVQPQVTTNDMLLMVRTALAGGGLTIGIEETFAPWIARGELVTLLDDYLPPFPGFFLYYPDRRNLPPKLRALIEHVRRFREAG; translated from the coding sequence ATGGATCTCGACCTCAACCTGCTGCGCGTGTTCGTCGCGGTCGCCGAAAGCGACAACTTCCGCGCCGCCGCCGATCGCCTGGGCGTCACCCGCTCGGCCGTCAGCCAGGGCATGCGCAAGCTGGAGGACCGGCTGGGCGTCGCGCTGGTGACGCGCTCCACCCGCAGCGTGCGGCTGACCGAGGCCGGGCACCGCCTGCATCAACAGATCGCGCAGCCGCTGGCGCGGATCGGCACTGCGCTGGACGACGCGCTCGACGATGGCCCACCGCGTGGCCTGCTGCGCGTCGCGGTGACCTCGATCGCCGAACGCTTTCTCGCCGGCCCGCTGGTCGCGCGCTTCGCGCAGGCCTACCCGCAGGTCGTGCTCGACGTGACCGTGACCGACGACGAATCGGACATCGTCGCCAAAGGCTTCGATGCCGGCGTGCGGCTGGGCGAGGTCATCGAGCAGGACATGATCGCGGTGCCACTGACCGGACCGGTGCGCCAGGTCGTTGTGGCGACGCCCGGCTATCTGGAAGCACACGGCACCCCGACGCATCCGCGCGATCTGGTCGCGCACCGCTGCATCGGCTGGCGGCCCGCACCGGGCGTGGCGCCGTATCGCTGGGAATTCGTGCAGGACGGCCAGGATTTCGATGTCGCCGTGCAGCCGCAGGTCACCACCAACGACATGCTGCTGATGGTGCGCACCGCACTGGCCGGCGGCGGCCTGACGATCGGCATCGAGGAGACGTTCGCACCGTGGATCGCACGCGGCGAACTGGTGACGCTGCTCGACGACTACCTGCCGCCGTTCCCCGGCTTTTTTCTGTACTACCCCGACCGCCGCAACCTGCCACCGAAACTGCGCGCGCTGATCGAGCACGTGCGCAGATTTCGCGAAGCGGGCTGA
- a CDS encoding glycosyltransferase, with translation MRLLIITYGTEGDARPLAALGCALMRAGHSVHLLGDADTLDSARALGVPATALAGDIRGTLSRMRAMRQIERALIRIVEARTPEWMQQAMALGAGCDAVIVSGLTAFVGLSVAEALGVPAIGAMMIPISPTAAFTSPLSPLRLPRVLNRSSHAFVNHMVWRTFRATTNRGRVAIGVPPRTALWTAHPVLYGVSPALLPDIDDWPDDAIACGQWVPPTTDWTPPEGLLDWIESGPPPVYAGFGSMSGFDAPRVRGALLAAVGDRRVLFNPGWSGIDTTGLPANIHVIGSVPHDWLLPRCALAIHHGGSGTTHSACRAGIPSVILPFAGDQPFWAGRLRALGIADRVLSGRLPSASGLRAAIAFAERSDTRARAASLGAAMQSEDGCATAVAWIERRVGGRTDGSRTPHDR, from the coding sequence ATGCGCCTGCTGATCATCACCTATGGCACCGAGGGCGACGCGCGACCGCTCGCCGCGCTTGGTTGCGCGTTGATGCGCGCCGGGCATTCGGTGCATCTGCTCGGCGATGCCGACACGCTTGACAGTGCCCGCGCGCTCGGCGTGCCGGCGACTGCATTGGCCGGCGACATCCGCGGCACGCTGTCGCGAATGCGGGCGATGCGCCAGATCGAACGCGCGCTGATCCGCATCGTCGAGGCGCGAACGCCCGAATGGATGCAGCAGGCGATGGCACTCGGCGCGGGCTGCGATGCAGTGATCGTGTCCGGCCTCACCGCGTTCGTCGGCCTGTCGGTGGCCGAGGCGCTGGGCGTGCCGGCGATCGGCGCGATGATGATTCCGATCAGTCCGACCGCTGCGTTCACCTCGCCGCTGTCGCCGCTGCGTCTGCCGCGCGTGCTCAACCGCAGCTCGCACGCGTTCGTGAACCACATGGTCTGGCGCACGTTCCGCGCGACGACGAATCGCGGCCGTGTGGCGATCGGTGTGCCGCCGCGCACGGCGCTGTGGACCGCGCACCCGGTGCTCTATGGCGTGTCGCCGGCGCTGCTGCCGGACATTGACGACTGGCCGGACGACGCGATCGCCTGCGGGCAGTGGGTGCCGCCGACGACAGACTGGACGCCGCCGGAAGGGCTTCTCGACTGGATCGAGTCCGGACCGCCGCCGGTCTATGCCGGCTTCGGCAGCATGAGCGGCTTCGATGCGCCGCGCGTGCGTGGCGCGCTGCTTGCGGCCGTCGGCGATCGGCGCGTGCTGTTCAATCCCGGCTGGAGCGGCATCGACACCACCGGTCTTCCCGCGAACATCCACGTCATCGGCAGCGTCCCGCACGACTGGCTGCTGCCGCGCTGCGCGCTGGCGATCCACCACGGCGGCTCGGGCACCACGCACTCCGCATGCCGCGCCGGGATTCCGTCGGTGATCCTTCCGTTCGCCGGCGACCAGCCGTTCTGGGCGGGCCGTCTGCGCGCGCTGGGCATCGCCGATCGCGTGCTGTCGGGCCGGCTTCCGTCCGCGTCCGGGCTGCGCGCCGCAATCGCATTCGCCGAGCGTTCCGATACCCGCGCGCGAGCAGCTTCACTCGGTGCCGCGATGCAGTCTGAAGACGGCTGTGCGACGGCGGTGGCGTGGATCGAGCGACGTGTGGGCGGCAGAACTGACGGCAGCCGCACGCCGCACGATCGCTGA
- a CDS encoding DUF3800 domain-containing protein: MAGTNDDQPKDGQLSLQLPDHVEEAASTPRLSAQVQQFGSYIVYVDESGDHGLASVDAQYPVFVLSFCVFHKGHYTEKVVTAIERFKFRHFGHDSIVLHEHEIRKETGAFKFNDRAHKHAFLDELTGIIEESRFILISCVIDKRRLRERQQADSNPYHLALGFCLETLHELMTEKGQQDFPTHVVVECRGSKEDRDLELEFRRICDGENRWSRRLPFRIIMADKKTNSSGLQLADLVARPIGLSTLRPGQENRAFDVLKHKFFCRGGRKRTGSDYEGWGLKIYPSPESERPR; the protein is encoded by the coding sequence GTGGCCGGAACCAATGACGATCAACCTAAAGATGGGCAGCTTTCACTGCAACTTCCTGACCATGTAGAAGAAGCGGCTTCCACGCCGCGTTTGTCTGCTCAGGTACAGCAGTTTGGGAGTTACATCGTGTATGTGGACGAAAGTGGCGATCACGGGCTTGCTTCGGTGGACGCCCAGTATCCCGTCTTCGTGCTGTCGTTCTGCGTGTTTCACAAAGGGCATTACACGGAGAAGGTTGTCACGGCGATCGAACGCTTCAAGTTTCGGCACTTCGGTCATGACTCTATCGTTCTGCATGAGCACGAGATCAGAAAAGAAACCGGCGCTTTCAAATTCAATGATCGCGCTCACAAGCATGCGTTTCTCGACGAACTCACCGGCATTATCGAAGAGAGTCGTTTTATTCTGATCAGCTGTGTCATCGACAAACGCAGATTGCGTGAACGTCAACAGGCTGACAGCAATCCCTACCACCTCGCACTAGGCTTCTGTCTGGAGACTCTCCACGAATTGATGACGGAGAAAGGACAGCAGGATTTCCCGACACACGTCGTCGTGGAATGCAGAGGATCAAAAGAGGATCGCGATCTAGAACTCGAGTTCCGTCGCATCTGCGATGGCGAAAACCGATGGAGCCGTCGTCTCCCATTCCGGATCATCATGGCCGACAAGAAGACCAACTCGTCCGGCCTACAGCTCGCGGATCTTGTCGCCAGGCCGATCGGCCTCTCCACCCTACGCCCGGGCCAGGAGAATCGCGCCTTCGACGTGCTCAAACATAAATTCTTCTGCCGTGGAGGACGAAAACGCACGGGCAGCGACTATGAAGGCTGGGGACTTAAAATTTATCCGAGCCCAGAAAGCGAAAGGCCCCGGTGA
- the dbpA gene encoding ATP-dependent RNA helicase DbpA: MTTPLPFSALALAPALLQGVDALGYTSMTPIQAESLPPILEGRDVIAQAPTGSGKTAAFGLGLLQKIDTGLIETQALVLCPTRELADQVGKQLRKLALGIPNLKLSLLCGGIPLGPQLASLTHPPHVVVGTPGRIQELAKKKALHLRHVRTLVLDEADRMLDMGFEESIRDIVKRVPPTRQGLLFSATFPDGIRDLGTAMLREPVQIGVEGDAPAPKIEQIFHEVEPSRRAPQLAALLLRHRPESAVVFCNTRADVNEVAGSLAHYGFDALALHGDMEQRDRDEVLVRFANRSCNVLVASDVAARGLDVEDIGAVVNYELPHDADTYVHRIGRTGRAGRSGLALSLVTPRELPRTALVEGQFGAPLRWEKLLPLSGKGSDVPAAPMVTLRIDAGRTDKLRPGDIVGALTGEAGLHKDAIGKIDVFATRSYVAIARGKVQQAVNHLRDGKIKGRRFRVQPL, from the coding sequence ATGACCACGCCTCTCCCGTTCTCCGCACTCGCGCTCGCGCCCGCCCTGTTGCAGGGCGTCGATGCCCTCGGCTACACGTCGATGACCCCGATCCAGGCCGAATCGCTGCCGCCGATCCTCGAAGGCCGCGATGTCATCGCGCAGGCGCCGACCGGCAGCGGCAAGACCGCGGCGTTCGGGCTCGGCCTGCTGCAGAAGATCGACACCGGCCTGATCGAGACCCAGGCGCTGGTGCTGTGCCCGACACGCGAACTCGCAGACCAGGTCGGCAAGCAACTGCGCAAGCTCGCGCTCGGCATTCCGAACCTGAAGCTCTCGCTGCTGTGCGGCGGCATTCCGCTCGGCCCGCAGCTGGCCTCGCTGACGCATCCGCCGCATGTCGTCGTCGGTACGCCGGGGCGCATCCAGGAACTGGCGAAGAAGAAGGCGCTGCACCTGCGTCACGTGCGCACGCTGGTGCTCGACGAAGCCGACCGCATGCTCGACATGGGCTTCGAAGAGTCGATCCGCGACATCGTCAAGCGCGTGCCGCCGACGCGGCAGGGCCTGCTGTTCTCGGCCACGTTCCCGGACGGCATCCGCGATCTCGGCACCGCGATGCTGCGCGAGCCGGTGCAGATCGGCGTCGAAGGTGACGCGCCGGCGCCGAAGATCGAGCAGATCTTCCACGAGGTCGAACCGTCGCGCCGCGCACCGCAGCTGGCCGCGCTGCTGCTGCGCCATCGCCCGGAATCGGCGGTGGTGTTCTGCAACACCCGCGCCGACGTCAACGAGGTCGCCGGCTCGCTCGCGCACTACGGCTTCGATGCACTCGCCCTGCACGGCGACATGGAACAGCGCGACCGCGACGAGGTGCTGGTGCGATTCGCGAACCGCAGCTGCAATGTGCTGGTGGCCAGCGATGTCGCCGCGCGCGGGCTCGATGTCGAGGACATCGGCGCGGTGGTGAACTACGAGCTGCCGCATGACGCCGACACTTATGTGCACCGCATCGGCCGCACCGGTCGCGCAGGTCGTTCTGGGCTGGCGCTGAGTCTGGTCACGCCGCGCGAACTGCCGCGCACCGCGCTCGTCGAAGGACAATTCGGCGCGCCGCTGCGCTGGGAAAAGCTGTTGCCGCTCAGTGGCAAGGGCAGCGATGTGCCGGCCGCGCCGATGGTCACGTTGCGCATCGATGCCGGTCGCACCGACAAGCTGCGCCCAGGCGACATCGTCGGCGCGCTGACCGGCGAGGCCGGCCTGCACAAGGACGCGATCGGCAAGATCGATGTCTTCGCCACGCGCAGCTACGTCGCCATCGCGCGCGGCAAGGTGCAGCAGGCGGTCAATCATCTGCGCGACGGCAAGATCAAGGGCCGCCGCTTCCGCGTGCAGCCGCTTTGA
- a CDS encoding glutathionylspermidine synthase family protein: protein MRRIGIVERGDWQAQAAECGFRFHTIDGARYWDERAYYAFSMAQIEHDLEDPSVEVHQMAMGLVDEIVESDALMQRLAIPEAFRDWIAESWRKREPHLYGRLDFAYDGNGPAKLYELNYDTPTSLFEAAFFQWQWLEDQRASGRLPRDADQFNSIHEALVDRFAELASSLPPPLLFAAVRESEEDQGTIAYLRDCASQAGLHGAAIALEDIGLSEDGRYTDLDNTVIGSLFKLYPLEDLFNDDFGRALPKSGLRLIEPPWKAVLSNKGLLPLLWERHRGHPNLLAAEFDTGGDLPAGWVRKPLHSREGANIELHLADGQRLHSDGPYAGPSIRQAAHPLPAFDGHYPMVGSWIVGDHACGIGIREDDSPITRDSARFVPHAIVEADAPATFYA, encoded by the coding sequence GTGCGGCGCATCGGAATTGTCGAACGCGGCGACTGGCAGGCGCAGGCCGCCGAGTGCGGCTTCCGGTTCCACACCATCGACGGCGCCCGCTACTGGGATGAGCGCGCGTACTATGCGTTCTCGATGGCGCAGATCGAGCACGACCTCGAAGACCCCAGCGTCGAAGTCCACCAGATGGCGATGGGCCTGGTCGACGAGATCGTCGAGAGCGATGCGCTGATGCAGCGCCTCGCGATTCCGGAGGCTTTCCGCGACTGGATCGCCGAGAGCTGGCGCAAGCGCGAACCGCATCTCTACGGCCGCCTGGATTTCGCCTACGACGGGAATGGGCCGGCCAAGCTCTACGAACTCAATTACGACACGCCGACCTCGCTGTTCGAGGCCGCGTTCTTCCAGTGGCAGTGGCTCGAGGACCAGCGCGCCAGCGGCCGCCTGCCGCGCGACGCCGACCAGTTCAATTCGATCCACGAGGCGTTGGTCGACCGCTTCGCCGAACTCGCCTCAAGCCTGCCGCCGCCGCTGCTGTTCGCCGCCGTGCGCGAATCCGAAGAAGACCAGGGCACGATCGCCTACCTGCGCGACTGCGCATCGCAGGCCGGCCTGCACGGCGCGGCGATCGCGCTCGAAGACATTGGCCTGTCCGAAGACGGCCGCTACACCGATCTCGACAACACGGTGATCGGTTCGCTGTTCAAGCTGTATCCGCTCGAAGACCTGTTCAACGACGACTTCGGCCGCGCGCTGCCCAAATCCGGCCTGCGTCTGATCGAACCGCCGTGGAAGGCCGTGCTGAGCAACAAAGGTCTGCTGCCGTTGCTGTGGGAGCGGCATCGCGGGCATCCGAATCTGCTCGCGGCCGAGTTCGACACCGGCGGCGACCTGCCCGCCGGCTGGGTACGCAAACCGCTGCACTCGCGCGAAGGCGCGAACATCGAACTGCATCTCGCCGACGGCCAGCGCCTGCACAGCGATGGTCCTTACGCCGGCCCGAGCATCCGCCAAGCCGCGCATCCGCTGCCGGCGTTCGATGGACACTACCCGATGGTCGGCAGCTGGATCGTCGGCGATCACGCGTGCGGCATCGGCATCCGCGAAGACGATTCGCCGATCACCCGCGACAGTGCACGCTTCGTGCCGCACGCGATCGTCGAGGCGGATGCACCGGCGACGTTCTACGCCTGA
- a CDS encoding DUF1190 domain-containing protein yields the protein MKRSKTTALLLMGTAPLLFTACQRTAPVEVQDGLYTSVETCAQAVGDTATCRIAFEQAKLQSADTAPQYSSRAACEAEFPAEECVEQKTSTGHSFIGPLMAGFFLSQMMGGNRAGLAQQTPQASPAFRDNRQGWLRPNGAPGAGRAGMAPVSATPDRAVTANRGGFGRSANGRSTGG from the coding sequence ATCAAGCGTTCGAAGACGACGGCCCTGCTGTTGATGGGCACCGCGCCATTGTTGTTCACGGCCTGCCAGCGCACCGCGCCCGTGGAAGTGCAGGACGGCCTCTACACCTCGGTCGAAACCTGCGCGCAGGCGGTCGGCGACACGGCCACCTGCCGCATCGCGTTCGAGCAGGCCAAGCTGCAGTCTGCCGACACCGCGCCGCAGTACAGCAGCCGCGCCGCGTGCGAAGCCGAGTTCCCGGCCGAGGAATGCGTCGAGCAGAAGACCTCGACCGGTCATTCCTTCATCGGTCCGCTGATGGCGGGCTTCTTCCTGTCGCAGATGATGGGCGGCAACCGCGCCGGTCTCGCCCAGCAGACGCCGCAGGCCTCGCCCGCGTTCCGCGACAACCGCCAGGGCTGGCTGCGCCCGAACGGCGCGCCGGGCGCCGGCCGCGCCGGCATGGCGCCGGTGTCGGCGACGCCGGACCGTGCGGTCACCGCGAATCGCGGCGGCTTCGGTCGCTCGGCCAACGGTCGCAGCACCGGCGGCTGA
- a CDS encoding serine hydrolase domain-containing protein, protein MRLALLLPLLLITTSAAAQTTAERERATHARAIAAGYKALTLCSVQFNAGRTPAQAQALEFVGIYPDYQADVLALDAEVDADAHTVSVAFDDALPPRIAAWRPNLGCAQLPIGAGVDAIATLPRFDTATPDLDDRPWPLGERDATATPRGDAAALEAAVAAAFDTPNYGEGHATTGVLVLQDGRIVAERYRDGFGPHTAQRTWSVAKSLAGALIGVAQAAGELDPSKPAPVPEWQANGDPRAAITVDQLLRMSSGLHSDTAGNRTDALYFGGVTVAESATGWPLAHPPGAQFRYANNDSVLAVHALRAATGDEARALSRPFTDLFWPLGMTRTVAETDWRGGFVLSSQVWSTARDLARFGLLLQQDGVFDGRRLLPEGWVRAATTPSGPQPEGDLGYGATLWLMQRAPGVPADTFAAMGNRGQYVIVVPSRGVVLVRRGEDPTGKRFDPATFTAAVLASLDAETPPR, encoded by the coding sequence ATGCGTCTCGCCCTGTTGCTGCCGCTGCTGCTCATCACCACGTCCGCCGCCGCGCAGACGACGGCCGAACGCGAACGCGCGACCCACGCACGCGCGATCGCCGCCGGCTACAAGGCGCTGACGCTGTGCAGCGTGCAGTTCAATGCCGGGCGCACGCCGGCACAGGCGCAGGCGCTGGAGTTCGTCGGCATCTATCCCGATTACCAGGCTGACGTGCTGGCGCTGGACGCGGAGGTCGATGCCGACGCGCACACGGTGTCCGTCGCGTTCGACGACGCGCTGCCGCCGCGCATCGCCGCGTGGCGTCCGAATCTCGGCTGCGCGCAGCTGCCGATCGGCGCGGGTGTCGATGCGATCGCCACGTTGCCGCGCTTCGATACCGCGACACCGGATCTCGATGATCGGCCCTGGCCGCTCGGCGAACGCGACGCGACCGCAACGCCACGCGGCGACGCAGCCGCGCTCGAAGCTGCAGTTGCCGCCGCGTTCGACACGCCGAATTACGGCGAAGGCCATGCGACCACCGGCGTGCTGGTGCTGCAGGACGGGCGCATCGTCGCCGAGCGCTATCGCGACGGTTTCGGCCCACACACCGCGCAGCGCACCTGGTCGGTGGCCAAGAGTCTGGCCGGCGCGCTGATCGGGGTGGCGCAGGCGGCCGGCGAGCTCGATCCGTCGAAGCCAGCGCCGGTGCCCGAATGGCAGGCGAACGGCGATCCGCGCGCCGCGATCACCGTCGACCAGCTGCTGCGCATGTCCAGCGGCCTGCACAGCGACACCGCCGGCAACCGCACCGACGCGCTGTATTTCGGCGGCGTCACCGTGGCTGAGTCCGCGACCGGCTGGCCGCTGGCGCACCCGCCGGGCGCGCAGTTCCGCTACGCCAACAACGACAGCGTGCTGGCCGTGCACGCGCTGCGTGCGGCGACCGGTGACGAGGCACGCGCGCTGTCGCGACCGTTCACCGACCTGTTCTGGCCGCTGGGCATGACCCGCACCGTGGCCGAGACCGACTGGCGCGGCGGCTTCGTGCTGTCGAGCCAGGTCTGGTCGACCGCGCGCGACCTCGCCCGCTTCGGCCTGCTGCTGCAGCAGGACGGCGTGTTCGACGGCCGGCGCCTGCTGCCCGAAGGCTGGGTGCGCGCGGCGACCACACCGTCCGGCCCCCAGCCCGAGGGCGATCTCGGCTACGGCGCGACCCTGTGGCTGATGCAGCGCGCGCCTGGCGTGCCGGCCGATACCTTTGCCGCGATGGGCAACCGCGGGCAGTACGTGATCGTGGTGCCGTCGCGCGGCGTGGTGCTGGTGCGGCGGGGCGAGGACCCGACCGGCAAGCGCTTCGATCCGGCGACATTCACGGCGGCGGTGCTGGCCAGTCTCGATGCGGAAACGCCGCCGCGCTGA
- the folE gene encoding GTP cyclohydrolase I FolE, whose protein sequence is MTRSSDSDARHGVSRDDAESAVRTLLRWAGEDPAREGLLDTPRRVADAYTEWFSGYATDADAYLARTFEEVAGYDEMIVLRDIEYESHCEHHMAPIIGKVHVGYLPAGKVVGISKLARVVEAYAKRFQVQEKMTAQIAGCIQRTLAPLGVGVVVEGAHECMTTRGVHKRGVSMITSTMLGSFREDARTRAEFLRFIEVGGSRR, encoded by the coding sequence ATGACCCGTTCTTCTGATTCCGACGCCCGCCACGGCGTCAGCCGCGACGACGCCGAATCGGCGGTCCGTACCCTGCTGCGCTGGGCCGGCGAGGATCCGGCGCGCGAAGGCCTGCTCGACACCCCGCGCCGTGTCGCCGATGCCTACACCGAGTGGTTCAGCGGCTACGCGACCGATGCCGATGCCTACTTGGCGCGGACGTTCGAGGAAGTTGCCGGCTACGACGAGATGATCGTGCTGCGCGACATCGAGTACGAAAGCCATTGCGAACACCACATGGCGCCGATCATCGGCAAGGTCCACGTGGGCTATCTGCCGGCCGGCAAGGTCGTGGGCATCAGCAAGCTGGCGCGCGTGGTGGAGGCGTATGCCAAGCGCTTCCAGGTGCAGGAGAAGATGACGGCGCAGATCGCCGGCTGCATCCAGCGCACGCTGGCGCCGCTGGGCGTCGGCGTGGTGGTCGAAGGCGCGCACGAGTGCATGACCACCCGCGGCGTGCACAAGCGCGGCGTGAGCATGATCACCTCGACGATGCTCGGCAGCTTCCGCGAGGACGCGCGCACCCGCGCCGAGTTCCTGCGCTTCATCGAAGTCGGCGGCAGCCGCCGCTGA
- a CDS encoding sulfite exporter TauE/SafE family protein, which yields MSAARVDALFPELIWLVCVAFMAGLVDAAVGGGGLVQLPGLFTALPQHTPAALLGTNKFSSFFGTAAAGWRYARNVRFPWAPVLFAAATAFVFSFLGATAVTLLPRDAVRPLILALLVAMLAYTLVKKDFGALHRPRDVGRRELGLALLMGAAIGFYDGLFGPGTGSFLIFLFIRFFGLDFLRATAASKIVNIATNLAALSFFVPSGHVLLAFAVPMAVANVAGAFAGTRLALRGGTPVIRKLFVTLVVVLIAKMGWDTFAGA from the coding sequence ATGTCGGCCGCTCGCGTGGACGCGCTGTTTCCCGAACTGATCTGGCTGGTCTGCGTCGCCTTCATGGCGGGGCTGGTCGATGCCGCGGTCGGCGGCGGCGGTCTGGTGCAGTTGCCGGGGTTGTTCACCGCGCTGCCGCAGCACACGCCCGCGGCGCTGCTGGGCACCAACAAGTTCAGTTCGTTCTTCGGCACCGCTGCCGCCGGTTGGCGCTACGCGCGCAACGTGCGCTTTCCGTGGGCGCCGGTGTTGTTCGCCGCGGCGACCGCGTTCGTGTTCTCGTTCCTCGGCGCCACCGCGGTGACGCTGCTGCCGCGCGACGCCGTGCGGCCATTGATCCTCGCGCTGCTGGTCGCGATGCTGGCCTACACCCTGGTCAAGAAGGATTTCGGCGCGCTGCACCGGCCGCGCGATGTCGGCCGTCGCGAACTCGGGCTGGCGTTGCTGATGGGCGCGGCGATCGGGTTCTACGACGGCCTGTTCGGCCCCGGCACCGGCAGCTTCCTGATCTTTCTGTTCATCCGTTTCTTCGGACTCGACTTCCTGCGCGCCACCGCGGCGTCGAAGATCGTCAACATCGCGACCAATCTGGCCGCGCTGTCGTTCTTCGTGCCCTCGGGCCACGTGTTGCTGGCGTTCGCCGTGCCGATGGCGGTGGCGAACGTGGCCGGCGCATTCGCCGGCACCCGGCTCGCGCTGCGTGGTGGCACGCCGGTGATCCGCAAACTGTTCGTGACCCTGGTGGTCGTACTCATCGCCAAGATGGGCTGGGACACCTTCGCTGGCGCCTGA